In the Acropora muricata isolate sample 2 chromosome 10, ASM3666990v1, whole genome shotgun sequence genome, one interval contains:
- the LOC136931297 gene encoding uncharacterized protein isoform X2, giving the protein MNYLFMKMTEESPGRCPSDCSGHGSCVRGACVCEVKYSGGSCSDTNMSYFVGFGAVFYLVCAVSFIQLVLCVRSEFHKLKKPSLLKACRLTVQKALYLCMIVACGTRGLYYSIQRYLPDSLGVNLFNAYYPLIISGFSVIICFWAETFHVSGLRLDRPCFLNKSTLGCIIFNVFTYTVFVAFLITTEVTDGKTKVHLSNIFFGFFVALMFLVLTFFLIYGVEIFYKVRGAFITRDTQPSNVDAIQATISRFGLFSQASLQLVTSLLLLGDIIGHKWKDSLPVEGRNALEIIFRVFELGVALWFPCCLWDWKSPSKLWILNPTRLLVHGGNEERRHLMDPSRPYNCYKSITPSETPEDLDAPQRDCWVCYDSERTDAGPMIFPCRCKGDVAAVHHDCLKRWLIESSVDSHEDAQRCKVCGEKTVDSDDCYSQHDGWNSSRCLFGLFNRNSPYLQDFGPWTCCCVGVCLS; this is encoded by the exons ATGAACTATCTATTCATGAAGATGACTGAAGAAAGTCCTGGAAGGTGTCCAAGCGATTGTAGTGGCCATGGTTCGTGCGTGAGAGGGGCATGTGTTTGTGAG GTTAAGTACAGTGGAGGATCATGCAGTGACACCAATATGAGTTATTTTGTTGGCTTTGGTGCTGTATTCTACCTTGTGTGTGCCGTTTCTTTCATTCAATTG GTTCTGTGTGTGAGATCCGAGTTTCACAAATTAAAGAAGCCTAGCTTATTGAAAGCTTGTCGGCTAACTGTGCAAAAGGCGCTTTACCTCTGTATGATTGTGGCTTGTGGTACAAGAGGTTTATATTATTCTATTCAG AGGTACTTGCCAGATAGCTTGGGAGTGAATCTTTTCAATGCTTATTACCCACTTATTATTTCTGGCTTCTCAGTCATCATTTGTTTCTGGGCAGAG ACCTTTCATGTCTCTGGCTTACGACTGGATAGGCCTTGCTTTCTCAACAAATCTACACTAGGATGCatcatttttaatgtttttactTATACTGTCTTTGTGGCCTTCCTCATCACAACAGAAGTTACAGATGGGAAAACAAAG GTTCATTTATCCAATATCTTCTTTGGCTTTTTTGTGGCTCTGATGTTTTTAGTGCttacattttttcttatttatggAGTTGAGATCTTTTACAAG GTCCGTGGAGCATTTATTACCAGGGATACGCAGCCATCAAATGTTGATGCTATTCAAGCAACGATTTCACGGTTTGGTCTTTTTTCCCAGGCATCCCTGCAG CTTGTCACCTCGCTGCTGCTTCTTGGCGATATCATTGGACACAAATGGAAAGACAG CTTGCCTGTCGAAGGTAGAAACGCTCTGGAGATTATTTTTAGAGTGTTTGAACTGGGTGTGGCTCTCTGGTTTCCCTGCTGTCTTTGGGACTGGAAAAG TCCAAGCAAGTTATGGATATTGAACCCAACTCGACTCCTAGTTCACGGAGGAAACGAG GAAAGAAGACATTTAATGGATCCATCGCGTCCCTACAATTGCTACAAGTCCATCACCCCTAGTGAAACTCCTGAAG ATTTAGATGCTCCTCAGCGTGACTGTTGGGTGTGTTACGATAGCGAGCGAACTGATGCTGGACCCATGATATTCCCGTGTCGATGCAAGGGGGATGTAGCCGCTGTACACCATGACTGTCTCAAGAGATGGCTTATCGAG tcTTCTGTAGATAGCCATGAGGATGCCCAGAGATGTAAAGTCTGCGGAGAAAAG ACAGTGGATTCAGACGACTGTTATTCTCAGCATGATGGTTGGAACTCCAGTCGGTGTTTATTTGGTTTGTTTAACCGAAATTCCCCCTACTTGCAAGATTTTGGTCCTTGGACTTGCTGTTGTGTTGGAGTATGTTTGTCTTAG
- the LOC136931297 gene encoding uncharacterized protein isoform X1, whose amino-acid sequence MNYLFMKMTEESPGRCPSDCSGHGSCVRGACVCEVKYSGGSCSDTNMSYFVGFGAVFYLVCAVSFIQLVLCVRSEFHKLKKPSLLKACRLTVQKALYLCMIVACGTRGLYYSIQRYLPDSLGVNLFNAYYPLIISGFSVIICFWAETFHVSGLRLDRPCFLNKSTLGCIIFNVFTYTVFVAFLITTEVTDGKTKVHLSNIFFGFFVALMFLVLTFFLIYGVEIFYKVRGAFITRDTQPSNVDAIQATISRFGLFSQASLQLVTSLLLLGDIIGHKWKDSLPVEGRNALEIIFRVFELGVALWFPCCLWDWKSPSKLWILNPTRLLVHGGNEERRHLMDPSRPYNCYKSITPSETPEDLDAPQRDCWVCYDSERTDAGPMIFPCRCKGDVAAVHHDCLKRWLIESSVDSHEDAQRCKVCGEKYKLTTRRTWIPTGLSVRQWIQTTVILSMMVGTPVGVYLVCLTEIPPTCKILVLGLAVVLEYVCLRLMGLNMLNVYRRARLATMTIVGRPVTRIEELPEENQPTAEAREITAA is encoded by the exons ATGAACTATCTATTCATGAAGATGACTGAAGAAAGTCCTGGAAGGTGTCCAAGCGATTGTAGTGGCCATGGTTCGTGCGTGAGAGGGGCATGTGTTTGTGAG GTTAAGTACAGTGGAGGATCATGCAGTGACACCAATATGAGTTATTTTGTTGGCTTTGGTGCTGTATTCTACCTTGTGTGTGCCGTTTCTTTCATTCAATTG GTTCTGTGTGTGAGATCCGAGTTTCACAAATTAAAGAAGCCTAGCTTATTGAAAGCTTGTCGGCTAACTGTGCAAAAGGCGCTTTACCTCTGTATGATTGTGGCTTGTGGTACAAGAGGTTTATATTATTCTATTCAG AGGTACTTGCCAGATAGCTTGGGAGTGAATCTTTTCAATGCTTATTACCCACTTATTATTTCTGGCTTCTCAGTCATCATTTGTTTCTGGGCAGAG ACCTTTCATGTCTCTGGCTTACGACTGGATAGGCCTTGCTTTCTCAACAAATCTACACTAGGATGCatcatttttaatgtttttactTATACTGTCTTTGTGGCCTTCCTCATCACAACAGAAGTTACAGATGGGAAAACAAAG GTTCATTTATCCAATATCTTCTTTGGCTTTTTTGTGGCTCTGATGTTTTTAGTGCttacattttttcttatttatggAGTTGAGATCTTTTACAAG GTCCGTGGAGCATTTATTACCAGGGATACGCAGCCATCAAATGTTGATGCTATTCAAGCAACGATTTCACGGTTTGGTCTTTTTTCCCAGGCATCCCTGCAG CTTGTCACCTCGCTGCTGCTTCTTGGCGATATCATTGGACACAAATGGAAAGACAG CTTGCCTGTCGAAGGTAGAAACGCTCTGGAGATTATTTTTAGAGTGTTTGAACTGGGTGTGGCTCTCTGGTTTCCCTGCTGTCTTTGGGACTGGAAAAG TCCAAGCAAGTTATGGATATTGAACCCAACTCGACTCCTAGTTCACGGAGGAAACGAG GAAAGAAGACATTTAATGGATCCATCGCGTCCCTACAATTGCTACAAGTCCATCACCCCTAGTGAAACTCCTGAAG ATTTAGATGCTCCTCAGCGTGACTGTTGGGTGTGTTACGATAGCGAGCGAACTGATGCTGGACCCATGATATTCCCGTGTCGATGCAAGGGGGATGTAGCCGCTGTACACCATGACTGTCTCAAGAGATGGCTTATCGAG tcTTCTGTAGATAGCCATGAGGATGCCCAGAGATGTAAAGTCTGCGGAGAAAAG TACAAATTGACAACGAGAAGAACTTGGATTCCGACTGGTCTCAGTGTACG ACAGTGGATTCAGACGACTGTTATTCTCAGCATGATGGTTGGAACTCCAGTCGGTGTTTATTTGGTTTGTTTAACCGAAATTCCCCCTACTTGCAAGATTTTGGTCCTTGGACTTGCTGTTGTGTTGGAGTATGTTTGTCTTAG ACTCATGGGATTGAACATGCTCAATGTATACCGTCGAGCACGGCTGGCTACAATGACTATTGTTGGTAGGCCTGTGACAAGAATAGAAGAGCTCCCTGAAGAAAATCAGCCGACCGCTGAAGCAAGGGAAATCACGGCAGCGTGA
- the LOC136887709 gene encoding retinoic acid receptor RXR-alpha-B-like, whose protein sequence is MEKCYSTKRICAICGDRSSGFHYGVQSCEGCKSFFKRTVQKQLHYTCVENMSCQIDKNNRIRCQFCRFQKCLSLGMLKEAVREDRAPGGRPRIKSLMGMKENADTFVSSELVTQLIQARPDAIPKKRPDYVDLGFVDICPLNPVEIIMDLALQEVDLMVAWTYKVPGFKELDREDQASLLSSALLELFVLRVCQRSSPHQGSVLVAKDILLNPEHSFNMVLEQWSSQLACFSYKLQSLQLDMAEFACVNAIMLFEQESSSGLKNREMVDFILNRSLDALRDYIKCSYPDKPSRFAHILLRLPTLRHVSSKMATECLFAKSFLNLAVPQVMSFVMEMKVEI, encoded by the exons ATGGAGAAATGTTACAGTACCAAGCGCATATGTGCCATATGTGGGGATCGCTCATCGGGATTTCATTATGGAGTGCAGAGTTGTGAGGGATGCAAAAGCTTCTTCAAAAGGACCGTTCAAAAACAGCTGCATTATACGTGCGTAGAAAACATGTCTTGCCAGATTGACAAGAATAACCGGATCAGGTGCCAGTTTTGTAGGTTTCAAAAATGCTTGTCCTTGGGAATGCTGAAAGAAG CTGTTCGAGAGGATAGAGCACCTGGCGGAAGACCACGAATTAAGTCGCTGATGGGCATGAAAGAAAATGCTGACACTTTCGTATCATCTGAGCTGGTCACTCAACTCATCCAAGCCCGGCCTGACGCCATACCCAAAAAAAG ACCAGACTATGTGGATCTCGGATTTGTGGATATCTGTCCTCTAAATCCCGTAGAAATCATCATGGATCTAGCGCTACAAGAAGTTGACTTGATGGTGGCCTGGACATACAAGGTTCCCGGGTTTAAAGAACTGGACAGAGAAGACCAGGCCAGCCTTCTGTCTTCAG CATTATTGGAGTTATTTGTCCTCCGCGTCTGTCAGCGCTCAAGTCCACATCAGGGCTCGGTGCTGGTGGCTAAAGACATCCTACTGAATCCAGAGCACTCTTTCAACATGGTGCTTGAACAATGGTCTTCCCAGTTGGCGTGCTTTTCCTATAAGCTGCAAAGCTTACAACTCGACATGGCAGAGTTTGCTTGTGTAAATGCCATCATGCTTTTTGAGCAAG AGTCAAGTTCGGGATTAAAGAACAGGGAAATGGTCGACTTCATCCTAAATCGTTCCCTAGATGCACTACGGGACTACATCAAGTGCTCTTATCCCGACAAACCAAGCCGCTTCGCTCACATTTTGCTGCGACTTCCTACGCTGAGACACGTCAGCTCCAAAATGGCCACTGAATGTTTATTTGCGAAATCCTTTCTCAATCTCGCTGTCCCTCAAGTGATGTCCTTTGTCATGGAGATGAAAGTAGAAATATGA